A stretch of Aspergillus nidulans FGSC A4 chromosome VI DNA encodes these proteins:
- a CDS encoding uncharacterized protein (transcript_id=CADANIAT00010251), whose translation MAANPEEHQHEDRIHSEAASRGLRRTGSKTMDWDRSHEDFPRNWPVPRKVYDDLIILFWEFYTSLLSTTGASASESAMTEYGLSRVVSLTGYQFMYGMGQAFGAVIMPPFSEALGRRLSYLISAGTYVVACIITGVVPSPAGAFIGRFIAGFSAAVPAIVLAGSIEDQYSSRPRLWFLWLWNCCTMLGLAAGPIYGSYIADAIGWRWIYHTGAIVSAVVFALMLLIRESRPTTLLARRFEDLKSRLQEDNIDIKMDIPSQDRIRNIHELVQTIIIRPTKLGVTEPIIILVAVLSASAWGMLYLFTESFTVAYGGFGFSSRATSLPFLALIPGIITSGLCRHWDHHRLNKREKQGQGPVPEDKIDGFVVAAPALAIGLWIFGWTVPPIVHVHWIGSMFGVALIGFAATEFSYTLSGYLADAYTVYAGSAMAASSVLKAIASGCLPLFAYPMYSGLGSNVATSIIAALGTVYCITPWVFVKYGLRLREKSPFARYSAEISDG comes from the exons ATGGCTGCCAACccagaagagcatcaacacGAAGACCGCATTCACTCGGAGGCCGCCAGCCGTGGTCTCCGTCGAACGGGCAGCAAGACTATGGACTGGGACCGTTCGCATGAGGACTTTCCGCGCAATTGGCCCGTCCCCCGCAAAGTCTACGACGACCTGattatcctcttctgggAATTCTATACCTCTCTGCTTAGCACTACTGGCGCATCAGCCTCCGAGTCCGCCATGACCGAGTACGGTCTCAGCAGAGTCGTCTCCCTCACGGGCTACCAGTTCATGTACGGGATGGGACAGGCATTTGGAGCAGTCATCATGCCCCCATTCTCCGAGGCGCTGGGCCGGCGTCTCTCATACCTCATCTCGGCAGGGACTTATGTTGTTGCCTGCATTATCACAGGGGTGGTCCCCTCACCGGCCGGTGCGTTCATCGGCCGGTTCATTGCTGGATTCTCGGCGGCGGTCCCAGCCATCGTGTTAGCGGGAAGCATTGAGGATCAGTATAGCAGTCGGCCAAGGCTGTGGTTCCTCTGGCTGTGGAATTGCTGCACCATGCtaggtctggctgctggGCCGATCTACGGGTCTTATATTGCTGATGCGATCGGGTG GCGCTGGATATACCACACCGGCGCCATTGTTTCGGCCGTCGTATTTGCCCTTATGCTGCTCATCCGCGAAAGCCGTCCAACCACGCTCCTGGCGCGCCGGTTCGAGGACCTAAAATCAAGGCTGCAGGAGGATAATATCGATATTAAGATGGACATCCCCAGCCAAGACCGTATCAGAAACATCCATGAACTGGTCCAGACGATCATCATCCGTCCCACCAAGCTCGGCGTGACAGAGCCGATCATTATCCTCGTCGCCGTCCTCAGCGCCTCGGCCTGGGGCATGCTCTACCTCTTCACCGAGTCCTTTACTGTCGCTTACGGAGGTTTTGGGTTCAGTTCACGTGCGACCTCGCTGCCATTCCTCGCCCTGATCCCCGGCATCATCACCAGCGGCCTCTGCCGCCACTGGGACCACCACCGTCTGAACAAGCGAGAAAAGCAAGGACAGGGACCGGTACCTGAGGACAAGATTGACGGCTTCGTTGTTGCCGCCCCGGCGCTGGCTATCGGCCTCTGGATCTTTGGATGGACGGTGCCGCCCATCGTGCATGTGCATTGGATCGGCTCTATGTTCGGCGTGGCCCTGATCGGGTTCGCGGCGACGGAGTTCTCCTACACACTGAGTGGGTACCTTGCAGACGCATATACAGTTTATGCTGGCTCTGCGATGGCTGCGAGTTCGGTGCTCAAAGCCATTGCGTCGGGGTGTCTACCGCTGTTCGCGTACCCGATGTATTCGGGCCTCGGGTCGAATGTCGCCACAAGTATAATTGCGGCGCTTGGGACAGTGTACTGCATTACGCCATGGGTGTTTGTCAAGTATGGGCTAAGGCTGAGGGAAAAGAGTCCGTTTGCAAGGTATAGTGCGGAGATAAGCGACGGGTAG
- a CDS encoding uncharacterized protein (transcript_id=CADANIAT00010252) has translation MGKEGVRERIRTLLDPQPSMPRKAAAEAASDSDSIVCLIEKEPRRPQKIEAAQLPYNGLSSPPSS, from the exons ATGGGCAAAGAGGGTGTCAGAGAGAGGATCCGCACTCTGCTGGATCCGCAGCCGTCTATGCCTAGGAAGGCAGCGGCCGAGGCAGCTTCAGACTCTGATAGCATTGTCTGCTTGATTGA AAAAGAACCAAGGAGACCGCAGAAGATTGAGGCGGCCCAGTTGCCATACAACGGTTTGTCCagtcctccctcttcttga
- a CDS encoding protein mctA (transcript_id=CADANIAT00010253), producing the protein MSRGRVRGIPPHPKAMLISDLESTKYPEGGLEAWLIVLGAWCAMVPSMGLLNSLGTLHAWTSSYQLTDYSESEIGWIYGAYAFFLYVAGAQTGPIFDCYGPLYVVVPGSIGMVASLLCFSFSTGASSTSDLNIWHEAVADPVSEYYQIFLSFSVLGGLSACTLFNPAISVIGHWFNIRRGLATGIACTAGGLGGVAFPLIIMYAAPKIGFGWAIRIIAILSAVLLMVACLLMRTRLPRPSGKSAAIDFRALRDARYASTTAAVFLVEFAVFVPITYISSYALHAGIDTTLSYALIPLLNAGAVPGRFLPGLVADRLGRFNVMIATSLLCSILTLALWIPVDASPAGVICYAILFGFSSGAAISLTPVCISQVCRVEEYGQRNGTTFTIASVGTLTGIPIAGAILVANNGQYDALIGFGGGMYFLATVAFVVARGICVGWNFRTRF; encoded by the coding sequence ATGTCAAGAGGACGAGTCAGAGGTATCCCACCACATCCTAAAGCCATGTTGATCTCAGATCTTGAATCGACAAAGTATCCCGAAGGAGGACTGGAAGCATGGCTTATAGTGCTCGGAGCATGGTGCGCCATGGTCCCCTCGATGGGCctgctcaacagcctggGCACATTGCACGCATGGACAAGCAGCTACCAATTGACCGATTACTCCGAGTCTGAGATTGGTTGGATATATGGCGCCTatgccttctttctctaCGTTGCGGGCGCTCAAACCGGGCCTATCTTTGACTGCTACGGGCCGTTATATGTTGTCGTGCCGGGATCAATAGGGATGGTTGCGTCTCTCCTctgtttcagcttcagtACTGGTGCGTCCTCTACTTCCGACTTGAATATTTGGCATGAGGCAGTTGCTGATCCCGTCTCAGAGTACTACcaaatcttcctctccttcagcgtCCTTGGGGGCCTCTCAGCTTGTACCCTCTTCAACCCGGCCATCTCAGTGATCGGACACTGGTTCAATATTCGCCGTGGCCTAGCGACCGGCATCGCCTGCACCGCTGGCGGCCTAGGAGGCGTTGCATTCCCACTGATCATCATGTACGCGGCCCCGAAGATCGGGTTCGGGTGGGCGATCCGCATCATCGCCATATTGTCGGCAGTCCTCCTAATGGTCGCCTGCCTTCTGATGCGCACTCGTCTCCCTCGACCTAGCGGAAAGTCGGCTGCGATTGACTTCAGGGCCCTCAGGGACGCCAGATATGCCAGCACAACCGCCGCCGTCTTCCTGGTCGAattcgccgtcttcgtccCGATTACATACATCAGCAGCTATGCGCTGCATGCGGGCATCGATACCACGCTATCCTACGCTCTTATTCCGCTCCTGAATGCCGGTGCTGTGCCCGGTCGGTTCCTGCCCGGCCTCGTAGCCGACAGACTGGGCCGGTTCAATGTGATGATCGCCACATCCCTTCTCTGCTCGATCCTCACCCTCGCGCTCTGGATCCCTGTCGACGCCAGTCCGGCCGGAGTAATCTGCTACGCGATCCTGTTTGGCTTTTCAAGCGGCGCCGCTATCAGCCTCACTCCCGTGTGCATATCGCAGGTCTGCAGGGTCGAAGAGTACGGGCAGCGGAATGGAACGACCTTTACCATTGCAAGCGTCGGCACCTTGACGGGTATCCCGATCGCAGGTGCCATCCTCGTCGCTAATAATGGACAGTACGACGCGCTCATTGGCTTTGGCGGAGGGATGTATTTCCTCGCGACGGTGGCGTTTGTTGTTGCGAGGGGCATTTGTGTCGGGTGGAATTTTAGAACACGGTTTTAG
- a CDS encoding Zn(II)2Cys6 transcription factor (transcript_id=CADANIAT00010254), whose amino-acid sequence MASPIRRPYRSKRHPPCDRCRQKKLRCDPDDQIGCRRCQASGTLCSFARLHRAVSMPVAFTSPTPGSSEPSLQPIAPAAYLPEPARPLIFPVGERSSCQQAIQTLDLLPDVSAQLVGSSGESDPFLLRHCKFDDYGFLHFHQVRFRNAGGVPLNEKIPVHYLVTDDALYESAAASTKAARGYSTPRQELDVLVPVDHGQRLISLFLTHVFPSLPVVSTFIASQDLQTIPVHLLAALYASALPFAKYDEYLSIIYAYQAPPAVQLWRLTLDLILEEIHRPHLSVLQAGLLYLHKPCESAQAAALASTPFIWSFVGMMVGLAMSLGLQLECRPMGIPFWERRLRRRLWWAIYSEDKWHALLMGRPPYINEYEWDVTDIDEADFESAPADRFVRMVKMARIVDEVQSSLYSLRAAQRLSSNFSESLQISRMLLRKLQEWFSLIPSSQDGNPGSPELSTCVHFAYLLLEVFIFRALLRPMVPNKPPPRLIDENEQIPLFSELTVDDYIAQIIGDENVAEDIPATTATDDDKSIPMILNAAETCAANMLRLISRIESTEMGSFWYSCSSALPQSLMLGALTISAGCRIGFATVSNFMLLLLIQAPSKEHAIRSKRLVYGWQQALRSQSRNWNMMDLGLVRLHGPLGLGLGNAFWLPDHVREVIESVE is encoded by the exons ATGGCGTCCCCAATCCGCCGGCCATATCGGTCCAAGCGACATCCGCCCTGCGATCGATGCCGACAAAAGAAGCTCCGCTGCGATCCCGATGACCAGATCGGCTGCCGGCGATGCCAGGCCAGCGGCACTCTCTGCTCCTTCGCTCGCCTTCACCGAGCGGTCTCTATGCCAGTCGCCTTTACCAGTCCAACGCCTGGGAGCTCTGAGCCGAGTCTACAGCCCATCGCGCCTGCGGCGTATCTGCCGGAGCCGGCACGGCCGTTGATATTCCCCGTCGGCGAACGCTCCTCCTGCCAGCAGGCCATTCAGACGCTGGACCTGCTCCCGGATGTTTCAGCACAGCTGGTGGGTAGCTCGGGCGAGTCGGACCCGTTCTTACTGCGTCACTGCAAGTTCGACGACTACGGCTTCTTGCACTTCCATCAAGTCCGTTTTCGCAATGCCGGTGGCGTCCCACTGAATGAGAAGATCCCCGTTCACTATCTCGTCACCGACGATGCTCTCTACGAGTCGGCGGCCGCCTCAACGAAGGCTGCCAGAGGGTATTCCACCCCGCGCCAGGAACTCGATGTCCTGGTTCCTGTAGATCACGGCCAGCGCCTgatctccctcttcctcacccATGTCTTTCCTAGTCTACCGGTGGTGTCTACTTTCATCGCCTCCCAGGACCTGCAAACCATTCCCGTCCATCTGCTAGCCGCCTTGTATGCATCAGCTCTACCGTTCGCCAAATATGACGAGTATCTCTCCATTATTTACGCTTACCAAGCGCCTCCAGCCGTCCAGCTCTGGCGGCTGACGCTCGATCTCATCCTCGAAGAGATCCACCGACCCCATCTCTCCGTCCTGCAGGCCGGTCTTTTGTATCTTCACAAACCGTGCGAAAGTGCACAAGCAGCCGCCTTAGCCAGCACCCCGTTTATCTGGTCATTCGTTGGAATGATGGTCGGCCTTGCAATGTCTCTAGGCTTGCAGCTGGAATGTCGGCCGATGGGTATCCCTTTTTGGGAGCGCCGCCTCCGGAGACGTCTCTGGTGGGCAATTTACAGCGAAGATAAATGGCATGCATTACTGATGGGACGGCCGCCGTACATAAATGAGTACGAATGGGACGTCACCGATATCGATGAAGCGGATTTTGAATCTGCGCCCGCTGACCGGTTTGTGCGTATGgtgaagatggcgaggattGTGGACGAGGTGCAGAGCTCTTTATA CTCCCTCCGCGCTGCTCAGCGCCTGTCCTCCAACTTTTCAGAGTCTCTACAGATTTCACGAATGCTTCTTCGCAAGTTACAAGAGTGGTTCTCCCTCATTCCTTCGTCGCAGGATGGGAACCCTGGTAGCCCAGAATTATCTACATGTGTCCACTTCGCTTACCTCCTGCTCGAggtcttcatcttccgcgCACTGCTCCGCCCCATGGTCCCTAATAAGCCTCCACCCCGGCTAATAGACGAGAACGAGCAGATTCCACTATTTTCAGAGCTGACTGTAGACGACTACATTGCCCAGATCATTGGCGATGAAAACGTGGCGGAAGATATCCCAGCGACTACGGCGACAGACGACGACAAGTCCATCCCTATGATCCTCAATGCCGCAGAAACCTGCGCCGCGAATATGCTTCGTCTTATATCACGCATTGAATCTACGGAGATGGGTTCTTTCTGGTACTCCTGTTCGTCTGCACTGCCCCAATCCCTTATGCTAGGAGCGCTAACCATATCTGCAGGGTGTCGCATCGGCTTTGCGACGGTCAGCAACTTCATGCTCCTCCTACTTATCCAGGCGCCTAGTAAAGAGCACGCAATTCGTTCTAAGCGCTTAGTCTATGGCTGGCAGCAGGCTCTTCGTAGCCAGAGCCGAAACTGGAATATGATGGACTTGGGCCTCGTGCGGCTGCATGGGCCGTTGGGGTTGGGACTGGGGAACGCGTTCTGGCTTCCGGATCATGTGAGGGAGGTTATTGAGTCTGTAGAGTAG
- a CDS encoding uncharacterized protein (transcript_id=CADANIAT00010255) → MATLSKHHLQPLGPIHPPRLGSARANEVDAQPIFIPVHDPLDHEAPAILHSPRDYDAAEARNSAVILVSGAGGGVSGPSGIYPSLADKLAILLGVHVVRLDYRVAARTDYCVPDIAATMDYLQDNHGSTRFVVVGWSFGGSPCFTIAAQQPDRVLGVATVASQTAQTSGVRKLSPRPLLVLHGSGDTCLPQRCSESLYQQYGDDPSGSREIKIFKGDNHGLSRNAPEAEGMLLVFAAKALGLEDELTAASVRIAAQDWVGSEGERMKEMAEGHDFEGGEALNHNSITSPQALFDHVEREDRQGGSGLSGIAGSYELYSLSHRQRMAHLPTARTYFADAIAPEGFYLVYMTIVRKQKTARMYLKLDL, encoded by the exons ATGGCAACGCTTTCCAAACATCACCTCCAACCCCTGGGCCCTATCCATCCCCCCAGACTCGGCAGTGCAAGAGCAAACGAAGTCGACGCCCAAcccatcttcatcccagtCCACGACCCCCTCGACCATGAAGCCCCTGCGATTCTCCACTCACCCCGCGACTACGATGCCGCCGAAGCCCGCAACTCAGCGGTAATCCTCGTCAGCGGCGCAGGAGGAGGCGTGAGCGGCCCGTCAGGGATCTACCCCAGTCTTGCCGATAagctcgccatcctcctcgGGGTCCATGTAGTGCGGCTGGACTATCGAGTCGCCGCGCGCACAGATTACTGCGTCCCTGACATCGCAGCTACAATGGACTATCTCCAGGATAATCACGGGTCCACCCGGTTCGTCGTGGTAGGATGGAGTTTTGGTGGGTCTCCGTGCTTCACCATTGCTGCGCAGCAGCCAGATCGCGTCCTCGGCGTGGCGACTGTGGCCTCACAGACAGCTCAAACGTCCGGCGTGCGCAAACTGTCTCCCCGACCGCTTCTCGTGCTGCATGGGAGCGGGGACACATGTCTTCCACAGAGATGCTCGGAGTCGTTGTACCAGCAGTACGGGGACGACCCGTCTGGCTCCCGTGAGATCAAGATTTTCAAGGGCGATAACCATGGGCTGTCGAGGAACGCGCCCGAGGCGGAGGGCATGCTACTGGTTTTTGCGGCAAAGGCACTCGGGCTCGAAGATGAATTAACGGCTGCGTCGGTTAGGATTGCAGCGCAGGACTGGGTGGGCAGTGAAGGGGAGCGCATGAAGGAGATGGCCGAGGGGCATGACTTTGAAGGCGGGGAGGCTCTAAATC ACAATAGCATCACCTCACCGCAGGCTCTTTTTGACCATGTAGAGCGGGAGGATAGG CAAGGAGGTAGTGGCTTGAGCGGCATCGCAGGGTCATATGAG TTGTATAGTCTCAGTCATCGACAACGCATGGCTCACCTGCCCACTGCTCGGACATACTTCGCGGATGCTATTGCACCAGAAGGCTTCTATTTGGTATACATGACTATAGTCAGAAAACAAAAAACGGCTAG GATGTATCTCAAGCTCGATCTTTAG
- a CDS encoding uncharacterized protein (transcript_id=CADANIAT00010256), whose product MTEFSFLPVEILHHICLHADLAGRKALCLTNRLLANIAQPWVFQTTAVSPLKASCDRLQNILKNPRLAEYVKKLYITTYNLDKDGDYMYYSDDEGEEDELEDETSLPLRFWNFFDSLKDLPRLQSIALSFHPEHTNHDWHPVPQEMFFRSAVMQRAFAAFAAQPQPLKELALAELHNINETDPRAVSNIRKVLSALQSLRLNITNEHREFHGELDYQRTEAHEFYQTLPSHWLEPTTANLRHLTIYSSLYCGFYPKLDFRGLHFPHLKSLSLGNYGFVHDSQLTWILAHADTLTELYLDDCGILYEVSIKDFENTYLSPGQYTQRGGLLGALYACYTKRWADYFRAFKDGLPHLRRFRYGHSPEGWEFNSTPFEREAEIVIGLHEESYLVFCDGIGPSPYIEELIYRYPRNADGGGGGQCFVQAQTLTPSDEDKMALEELCRKLGQSVPLREE is encoded by the exons ATGACTGAATTTTCATTCCTTCCAGTAGAGATCCTGCATCACATCTGCCTCCATGCCGATCTGGCAGGCCGCAAGGCGCTGTGCCTTACAAACCGGCTCTTAGCCAACATCGCACAGCCATGGGTATTCCAGACCACCGCCGTCTCCCCTCTGAAGGCCAGCTGTGATCGACTGCAAAATATACTGAAGAATCCACGGCTGGCAGAGTACGTAAAAAAGCTCTACATCACCACCTACAACTTGGACAAG GACGGTGACTATATGTACTACTCGGAcgacgaaggcgaagaggatgagctAGAAGACGAGACGAGTCTTCCGCTCCGATTCTGGAACTTCTTTGACAGTCTCAAGGACCTCCCCCGCCTGCAAAGCATCGCCCTGTCTTTCCACCCCGAACACACGAACCACGACTGGCACCCCGTTCCGCAGGAGATGTTCTTTCGCTCCGCCGTCATGCAGCGGGCCTTTGCTGCATTCGCAgcacagccgcagccactTAAAgagctggctctggccgAGCTACACAACATCAACGAGACGGACCCTAGAGCCGTGTCCAATATCAGGAAAGTCCTGAGCGCTCTACAATCCCTAAGACTGAACATCACAAACGAGCACCGCGAGTTCCACGGCGAACTCGACTACCAGCGAACCGAGGCGCATGAGTTCTACCAAACCCTGCCCTCACACTGGCTAGAACCCACAACGGCCAATTTGCGGCATCTGACGATCTACTCGTCCCTTTACTGCGGCTTCTATCCGAAACTCGACTTCAGGGGCCTGCACTTTCCACACCTCAAATCGCTGTCGTTGGGAAACTACGGCTTCGTTCACGATTCTCAGCTGACCTGGATTCTTGCGCATGCCGATACCCTGACAGAGCTATACCTCGATGACTGCGGCATTCTATATGAGGTCTCGATCAAGGATTTTGAGAATACGTACCTGTCCCCAGGCCAGTACACGCAACGCGGCGGACTCCTTGGTGCCCTCTATGCATGCTACACCAAGCGCTGGGCAGATTACTTCCGCGCGTTCAAAGATGGGCTGCCGCACCTCCGGCGTTTCAGGTACGGTCACTCGCCTGAGGGTTGGGAGTTTAATTCAACACCGTTTGAGCGCGAGGCGGAGATCGTGATCGGGCTCCATGAGGAGAGTTATTTGGTCTTCTGTGATGGCATCGGACCCAGTCCGTATATAGAGGAGCTGATTTACCGGTATCCGAGGAACGCGGATGGGGGTGGAGGTGGGCAGTGCTTTGTGCAAGCGCAGACGTTGACGCCTTCTGATGAGGACAAGATGGCCCTGGAAGAACTTTGCAGGAAGCTCGGGCAGTCTGTACCTTTGAGGGAGGAGTAA
- a CDS encoding uncharacterized protein (transcript_id=CADANIAT00010257) — protein sequence MSSTALEGWTFNDNSRSSWDIVWTCLTTIFACTWTVLHMSVPRRNGSEGLILAGKLILWTIALFAPEEIVLITSGEFWRVWSLRAGCNVAQAASGSRTGELDSLLYLRTKPLAEVTLAAGCEDRELKLPPVPARWTLAQCCDFTDREIKDHAKADTLAKTFTVCQSAWVTANIVARAGYGLPITTIQFATLSHVVSPNEPVSAEFALIGSNMLRMIVDGSASGVMRREFRGLSLWEEWWLNTFAGLAAFLFCGIHLATWNFSFPTDAEAIAWLVFSLVALATPVIIYLVSQAALVARWLKGRGVPLPSFLDGFPEPQGKFYMFEI from the exons ATGAGCTCAACAGCCCTAGAGGGCTGGACCTTCAATGATAACTCCCGCTCCTCCTGGGATATTGTCTGGACATGTCTGACTACCATCTTCGCGTGCACCTGGACGGTTCTGCACATGTCGGTGCCTCGGCGCAACGGCTCGGAAGGCCTGATTCTAGCAGGCAAGCTGATACTTTGGACTATCGCGCTCTTCGCGCCAGAGGAAATTGTGCTGATCACTTCGGGAGAGTTCTGGCGGGTCTGGTCTCTGCGAGCGGGCTGTAACGTAGCGCAGGCCGCCAGTGGTAGCCGCACAGGAGAGCTGGACAGCTTGCTGTATCTACGCACCAAGCCGCTGGCAGAGGTTACACTTGCGGCCGGATGCGAGGACCGGGAGCTAAAGCTGCCACCCGTCCCGGCGCGGTGGACGCTTGCGCAGTGCTG CGACTTTACCGATCGCGAGATCAAGGACCACGCAAAGGCAGATACCTTGGCGAAGACCTTCACTGTCTGCCAGAGTGCCTGGGTCACGGCCAACATCGTCGCGCGTGCCGGGTACGGTCTACCCATTACGACAATCCAGTTCGCGACGCTGTC GCACGTCGTCTCGCCAAATGAGCCCGTCAGCGCAGAGTTTGCTCTTATCGGCAGCAATATGCTCCGGATGATAGTCGACGGGTCGGCCTCGGGCGTCATGAGGAGGGAGTTTCGGGGGCTGAGTCTATGGGAGGAGTGGTGGCTGAACACGTTTGCCGGGCTTGCGGCTTTTTTGTTCTGCGGTATCCATCTGGCTAC CTGGAACTTTTCATTTCCTACGGACGCCGAGGCAATTGCCTGGCTGGTTTTCTCGCTCGTGGCTCTGGCGACGCCGGTCATCATATATCTCGTCAGCCAAGCAGCGCTGGTGGCACGGTGGTTGAAAGGCAGGGGAGTCCCATTGCCTTCCTTTCTGGATGGATTTCCTGAGCCCCAGGGCAAGTTCTACATGTTTGAGATATAA
- a CDS encoding GFA family protein (transcript_id=CADANIAT00010258), with protein sequence MAEPTNSGSCLCGAVQYLLYGKPLNSAVCHCDSCQQFTGSAFVANCWYKEENVKLTRGHDSVQTYDEQGTTTGQIMKRSFCKTCGSSLFMQTAELRKQNVISVTSGTMDDRTDCQPGLEVWCANRRGWVTLNHQGVRLERQ encoded by the exons ATGGCCGAACCAACCAATTCTGGGTCCTGCCTCTGCGGCGCCGTGCAATACCTCCTCTATGGGAAACCGCTCAACAGCGCCGTCTGCCACTGCGACAGCTGCCAGCAGTTCACCGGGTCTGCCTTTGTCGCAAACTGCTGGTACAAGGAGGAG AATGTCAAGCTCACCCGCGGCCACGACTCGGTTCAGACATACGATGAACAAGGGACGACCACTGGGCAGATAATGAAGCGGTCATTCTGCAAGACTTGCGGGTCTTCTCTGTTTATGCAGACGGCAGAGTTGCGGAAGCAGAATGTCATTTCCGTGACCAGCGGGACGATGGACGATCGCACGGATTGCCAACCGGGGCTGGAGGTGTGGTGTGCGAACCGCCGGGGGTGGGTGACTTTGAACCATCAGGGAGTGAGACTGGAGAGGCAGTGA